One Peptostreptococcaceae bacterium genomic window carries:
- a CDS encoding ATP-binding protein yields the protein MLDDKRIRVIIGHYGSGKTEFAVNYAAKLAEMGRKVAIADLDIVNPYFRSREKSEELTEMGVWVMSNSLGGQSALDLPAITASVAAPLQNEEYDVVLDIGGDAVGARVLARYKEYFKEDEYDMFCILNANREQTSTVEGAIRHIDSIESVTGVKVTGLVNNTHMLRETTIEDVMRGQELAQRVSEELDIPIKYVSTLENVARLLPENIDGEIFPIKLYMREIWM from the coding sequence ATGTTGGATGACAAGCGGATAAGAGTCATAATTGGACATTACGGAAGCGGCAAAACGGAATTCGCTGTCAACTATGCGGCCAAATTGGCTGAAATGGGCAGAAAGGTTGCAATTGCCGATCTTGATATAGTAAATCCATATTTTAGGTCCAGAGAAAAATCTGAAGAGTTGACAGAAATGGGAGTTTGGGTCATGTCCAATTCACTAGGCGGACAATCGGCTCTTGATTTACCGGCAATCACGGCCAGCGTTGCGGCTCCTCTTCAAAACGAGGAATATGATGTTGTGCTCGACATAGGCGGAGATGCAGTAGGTGCAAGGGTTTTAGCAAGGTACAAGGAGTACTTCAAGGAAGACGAATACGACATGTTTTGTATTTTAAACGCCAACAGGGAGCAGACAAGCACCGTTGAAGGCGCAATCAGACATATCGATTCCATAGAGAGCGTAACAGGAGTAAAGGTTACTGGTCTCGTAAATAACACCCATATGTTGAGAGAAACTACTATTGAGGATGTTATGAGAGGGCAGGAACTTGCGCAAAGAGTTTCGGAAGAATTGGACATTCCGATAAAGTATGTCAGTACACTGGAAAACGTTGCCCGACTGCTTCCAGAAAATATTGATGGGGAGATATTTCCAATCAAATTGTACATGAGAGAAATTTGGATGTAA
- a CDS encoding butyrate kinase: MTDEKRVLAINPGSTSTKIAVFDGEKPIFETTLRHPAEEINKYEKIYDQYEFRKSVILNTLNENEINLTKLSAVVGRGGLLKPIKGGTYGVSERMLDDLKVGVLGEHASNLGGILAHEIASGLNIPSFIVDPVVVDEMEDVARISGMPELERKSIFHALNQKAVARRVAKELGKPYETINIIVAHMGGGVSVGAHSGGRVIDVNNALDGEGPFSPERAGGLPVGGFAKICYSGQYTHGEIKKKLKGMGGLVAYLNTNDGREVGKMIESGNKKAELIYKAMAYQVAKEIGACGAVLKGDVDAVVLTGGLAFDKILIGWIREKIDFLGKVFVYPGEDEMAALAQGALRVINGEEKAQEYLK; encoded by the coding sequence ATGACTGACGAAAAAAGAGTGCTGGCTATAAACCCGGGATCCACATCAACTAAAATTGCGGTTTTCGATGGTGAAAAACCAATATTTGAGACGACACTGAGACATCCGGCAGAAGAGATAAATAAATACGAAAAAATCTATGATCAATATGAGTTTAGAAAATCTGTAATCCTCAACACATTAAATGAAAACGAAATCAACTTGACAAAGCTTTCTGCTGTTGTTGGAAGGGGAGGCCTGTTAAAGCCAATTAAAGGAGGCACATATGGTGTTTCTGAGAGAATGCTTGATGATTTGAAGGTTGGAGTTCTTGGAGAACATGCTTCTAATTTGGGGGGAATACTCGCGCATGAGATAGCCTCTGGTCTAAACATTCCTTCCTTTATCGTGGATCCTGTAGTTGTAGACGAGATGGAGGATGTAGCAAGAATATCAGGAATGCCTGAGCTTGAAAGAAAAAGCATTTTCCATGCATTGAATCAAAAGGCTGTTGCAAGAAGAGTGGCAAAAGAATTAGGAAAGCCATATGAAACCATCAACATAATTGTTGCCCATATGGGAGGTGGAGTTTCAGTAGGAGCCCATTCGGGTGGAAGAGTAATAGATGTTAATAATGCGCTTGACGGTGAAGGACCATTTTCGCCGGAACGTGCAGGCGGACTTCCGGTTGGCGGATTTGCCAAAATATGTTACTCGGGTCAATATACCCATGGCGAAATAAAAAAGAAACTAAAGGGCATGGGAGGACTCGTGGCATATTTGAATACAAATGATGGTCGCGAAGTCGGCAAAATGATTGAAAGCGGAAATAAGAAGGCCGAATTGATATATAAAGCAATGGCCTATCAAGTGGCCAAGGAAATAGGCGCTTGCGGTGCTGTTTTGAAGGGCGATGTCGATGCAGTGGTATTGACTGGAGGACTCGCATTCGACAAGATTTTGATTGGATGGATTCGTGAAAAGATAGATTTTTTGGGAAAGGTATTCGTATATCCGGGAGAGGATGAGATGGCGGCATTGGCTCAGGGAGCACTCCGCGTGATAAATGGAGAAGAAAAGGCACAGGAATATCTTAAATAA